The Pontibacter pudoricolor genome contains a region encoding:
- a CDS encoding mechanosensitive ion channel protein MscS, with product MIIKNIFYAILLGVGMAACLSQNDQNVEGATAGTAQLPVTEATDETITPTADQLRIAPGKVGFITIADDIEQMRQTIPVGFAIADTMLQQEGTQATAYIVRPEKEAKGILVEQQCTTGCKVWRLNVQSGKYKTAKGIGVGDTYENAKKQHPVNTVTLADGGLVAVAKDGGMSFVLDTSQIPANDRSRLTPETVPAATRIKAILIY from the coding sequence ATGATTATCAAAAATATATTTTACGCAATACTGCTGGGGGTGGGCATGGCCGCCTGCCTCTCGCAGAACGACCAGAACGTAGAGGGTGCAACGGCCGGCACTGCACAACTTCCCGTTACCGAAGCTACTGATGAAACTATAACTCCTACTGCAGACCAGCTTCGCATTGCGCCCGGCAAGGTGGGCTTTATAACTATAGCCGATGACATTGAGCAGATGCGCCAAACTATACCTGTAGGTTTTGCCATAGCAGATACCATGTTGCAGCAGGAAGGAACACAGGCAACAGCTTACATCGTCCGCCCGGAAAAGGAGGCGAAAGGCATACTGGTAGAGCAGCAATGTACTACCGGCTGTAAAGTCTGGCGCCTTAATGTGCAATCCGGCAAATACAAGACGGCCAAAGGAATAGGTGTTGGCGACACGTATGAAAATGCAAAAAAACAGCACCCGGTAAATACTGTTACCCTGGCAGACGGAGGCCTGGTTGCCGTTGCAAAAGATGGCGGAATGAGCTTTGTGCTGGATACCAGCCAGATACCTGCCAACGACCGTTCCCGGCTTACGCCCGAAACAGTGCCCGCTGCTACACGCATTAAAGCTATTCTTATATATTAG
- a CDS encoding DoxX family protein — protein MALLRSRYKYKDFGLLILRLGIGWMFILHGWPKLTGGSETWVQIGSNMKLLGIDFMPVFWGFMAGFAEVVGGALIMLGFFYRIACALLVVTLFVAALRHMTAGEGFMGYSHALEAAILFFSLLFIGPGNYSLDKAIFPNKKDRRLY, from the coding sequence ATGGCACTACTCCGCTCCCGCTACAAGTACAAAGATTTTGGACTGCTTATACTGCGACTTGGTATTGGCTGGATGTTTATTTTACATGGCTGGCCAAAGCTGACAGGCGGCTCTGAAACATGGGTACAGATAGGTAGTAACATGAAATTGCTTGGCATTGATTTTATGCCTGTTTTCTGGGGTTTTATGGCTGGTTTTGCCGAAGTGGTAGGTGGTGCCCTGATAATGCTTGGTTTCTTTTACAGAATTGCCTGCGCCCTGCTGGTAGTTACCCTGTTTGTGGCAGCCCTGCGCCACATGACAGCCGGCGAGGGTTTTATGGGATACTCGCATGCTTTAGAGGCCGCTATTCTTTTCTTCTCACTATTATTTATCGGCCCCGGTAACTATAGTTTAGATAAAGCGATCTTTCCGAATAAAAAGGACCGCCGCCTGTACTAA
- a CDS encoding M14 family metallopeptidase yields the protein MLTTLLLATLLTTGSPGKADLKTPYEKGNGNITATYDETIEWYKNFDKAYDEVKMVPYGYTDSGRLLHLVIVSTDKDFDPASIKQKNKRVLLIQNGIHPGEPEGIDATMMLARDYLADKNKRKQLDNVVLAIIPVYNIGGALNRNSHTRTNQNGPEVYGFRGNARNLDLNRDYIKTDSRNAKLFHLIFRDWDPDVFMDNHTSNGADYQYVMTLIATQHNKLNTTLAKYLSEKMVPTLYAGMKKDKYPMVPYMNTVDETPDKGIIGFMESPRYATGYTALYNTIGFVPETHMLKPFKQRVDATYKLMENMIETVHRDADEIGKLRAKAKQETLQQQSFNLNWQLDTTKVEQIPFLGYAAKYKPSDVSGLERLYYDRKAPYSKNINYYNTFTPTTIVEKPVAYIIPFAWHEVIDRLKTNKVEMQQLTKDTTIAVDTYYITDYKTSPRAYEGHYIHTDVKVEKRTMQRQFLKGDYVVYLNQEANRFLVETLEPQAVDSYFAWNFFDSILMQKEYFSSYVFEDLAADYLKKDPELRKKLEDRRKADPEFAKNARAQLDFVYRNTPHYEPTHNMYPVGRLMQDMKLPL from the coding sequence ATGCTAACCACGCTACTTTTAGCCACACTGCTAACGACAGGCTCACCAGGTAAAGCCGACCTGAAGACGCCCTATGAAAAAGGAAACGGCAACATTACCGCCACCTACGACGAAACGATAGAGTGGTATAAAAACTTCGATAAGGCGTACGACGAAGTAAAGATGGTGCCTTATGGCTATACCGACTCCGGCCGTTTGCTGCACCTGGTCATCGTTTCTACTGATAAAGATTTTGATCCGGCCTCTATCAAACAAAAAAACAAGCGCGTACTGCTGATTCAGAACGGCATACACCCGGGCGAGCCCGAGGGGATTGACGCCACCATGATGCTGGCCCGCGATTACCTGGCAGACAAAAACAAGCGCAAACAACTGGATAACGTGGTGCTGGCCATTATTCCGGTTTATAATATTGGAGGAGCTCTTAACCGCAACAGCCACACCCGCACTAACCAGAACGGCCCGGAAGTTTATGGTTTCAGAGGCAATGCCCGCAACTTGGACCTGAACCGCGACTACATTAAAACTGATTCCCGCAACGCCAAACTATTCCACCTGATCTTCCGCGACTGGGACCCGGATGTATTTATGGATAACCATACCTCAAACGGAGCTGATTATCAATACGTGATGACCCTGATTGCCACGCAACACAACAAACTGAATACGACGCTGGCAAAATATCTAAGCGAAAAAATGGTGCCTACCCTGTACGCCGGCATGAAAAAGGATAAGTACCCGATGGTACCTTACATGAACACGGTTGACGAAACCCCGGACAAGGGAATTATCGGGTTTATGGAATCGCCGCGCTATGCTACGGGTTATACGGCACTTTACAATACCATTGGTTTTGTGCCGGAAACGCACATGCTGAAGCCTTTTAAGCAACGTGTAGATGCAACCTACAAGCTGATGGAGAACATGATAGAAACGGTGCACCGCGATGCAGATGAGATCGGGAAATTACGTGCCAAAGCCAAACAGGAAACATTGCAGCAACAAAGCTTTAATCTGAACTGGCAACTCGACACAACCAAAGTAGAGCAGATTCCTTTTTTAGGCTATGCTGCTAAATATAAACCGAGCGACGTAAGCGGCCTGGAGCGCCTCTACTACGACCGTAAAGCGCCTTACAGCAAAAATATTAACTACTATAACACCTTTACGCCAACAACTATAGTTGAGAAACCGGTAGCCTACATTATACCTTTTGCCTGGCACGAAGTAATTGACCGCCTGAAAACCAACAAGGTAGAAATGCAGCAGCTAACCAAAGACACAACTATAGCTGTAGACACCTATTATATTACCGACTATAAAACCAGTCCGCGCGCTTACGAAGGCCATTACATACACACAGATGTGAAAGTAGAGAAACGAACGATGCAGCGGCAGTTCCTGAAAGGCGATTACGTGGTGTACCTGAACCAGGAAGCCAACCGCTTTTTAGTAGAAACCCTGGAACCACAAGCCGTAGATTCTTACTTCGCCTGGAATTTCTTTGATTCAATTCTGATGCAGAAAGAATACTTCTCGAGCTATGTGTTTGAGGACCTGGCTGCTGACTACCTGAAGAAGGACCCGGAGTTGCGTAAAAAACTGGAAGACCGCCGAAAAGCTGATCCGGAGTTTGCCAAAAATGCGCGTGCCCAGCTGGACTTTGTTTACCGCAACACGCCTCACTACGAGCCTACCCACAACATGTACCCGGTAGGCCGCCTGATGCAGGACATGAAACTACCGCTGTAA
- a CDS encoding nitroreductase family protein produces the protein MTLINHLNWRYATKRMTGEQVPQDKIDYILEATRLSASSMGLQPYTVLVVEDKDLRTQIQKVAYNQPQIVEASHLLIFAAWDKVTETDIDAYMQNIADVRQVPVESLADFKGSLMNSVVNRTQEQQYEWAARQTYIALGTALAAAAEQGVDATPMEGFAPDALDELLNLKEKGLRSVTLMPIGYRNTEADFLATAKKYAAKKNNFS, from the coding sequence ATGACACTTATTAATCATTTGAACTGGCGTTATGCTACCAAGCGCATGACCGGTGAACAAGTACCGCAGGATAAGATTGACTATATACTGGAAGCAACCCGTTTATCTGCTTCCTCTATGGGGTTACAGCCATACACGGTATTAGTTGTAGAAGACAAGGACCTGCGCACGCAAATACAGAAAGTAGCTTATAACCAGCCTCAGATAGTGGAGGCATCGCACCTGTTGATTTTTGCTGCCTGGGATAAGGTAACCGAAACCGATATAGATGCTTATATGCAGAACATTGCCGACGTGCGCCAGGTACCGGTTGAGTCGCTTGCTGATTTTAAGGGCAGCCTGATGAACTCTGTGGTGAACCGCACGCAGGAACAGCAGTACGAGTGGGCTGCTCGCCAGACCTATATTGCCCTGGGCACTGCACTGGCTGCCGCAGCCGAGCAGGGAGTGGATGCAACACCGATGGAAGGTTTTGCACCGGATGCGCTGGACGAATTGCTGAACCTGAAAGAAAAAGGCCTGCGCAGCGTAACACTGATGCCGATAGGTTACCGTAACACCGAAGCCGATTTTCTGGCAACTGCCAAAAAGTACGCCGCGAAAAAGAACAACTTTTCGTGA
- a CDS encoding DUF421 domain-containing protein yields MDTIIKGAVIYIFLLLIFRISGKRTMYDATVFDFVLLLIIAETTQQALLGEDFSLTNGLLLITTLIILDISISLLKQKFSPIEKLVDGSPLIIMDKGQLLRDRMRKERIDEADILESARDLHGLQRLDQIKYAILEKNGKITIIPHDEAS; encoded by the coding sequence ATGGATACGATCATAAAAGGCGCTGTCATTTATATCTTTCTGCTACTGATCTTCAGGATAAGTGGAAAAAGAACCATGTACGATGCCACCGTATTTGATTTTGTGCTCTTACTGATCATTGCCGAAACAACGCAGCAGGCACTTCTGGGCGAAGATTTCTCGCTGACCAACGGTTTGCTGCTTATCACAACGCTGATCATACTCGACATTTCTATATCGCTCCTGAAGCAGAAATTTAGTCCGATAGAAAAACTGGTAGACGGAAGCCCGCTGATAATTATGGACAAAGGCCAGCTGCTCCGCGACCGCATGCGAAAAGAAAGGATAGATGAAGCTGATATACTGGAATCTGCAAGGGACCTGCATGGGCTGCAACGCCTGGACCAGATCAAATATGCCATCCTGGAAAAGAACGGAAAGATCACGATCATCCCGCACGATGAAGCCAGCTAA
- a CDS encoding PhzF family phenazine biosynthesis protein, with the protein MAKIKLYQIDAFTDKVFGGNPAAVCVLDAWLDDATMQNIGAENNLAETAFVVKSGDDYEIRWFTPTVEVDLCGHATLAAAYVLFNYYNHPSQTINLNSPRSGLLQVQQHADLLTLDFPIDTYDAAAIPGALVEAFGKAPQETYKGKTDYLLIYSSEQEVAGFNPDTNLVNSVEARGVIVSAPGREVDFVSRFFCPQVGIVEDPVTGSAHTTLTPYWSKRLGKQVLTAKQLSKRQGNLTCEYLGNRVKITGKAVTYLTGEIEI; encoded by the coding sequence TTGGCAAAAATAAAACTATACCAGATAGACGCTTTTACAGATAAGGTATTTGGTGGGAACCCGGCGGCGGTGTGCGTGCTGGATGCGTGGCTCGATGATGCAACCATGCAGAACATAGGCGCGGAAAATAACCTGGCCGAGACCGCTTTTGTGGTGAAGTCTGGCGACGACTATGAAATACGTTGGTTTACGCCAACCGTAGAAGTAGACCTGTGCGGACACGCTACCCTGGCGGCGGCCTATGTGCTGTTCAACTACTATAACCACCCATCCCAAACTATAAACCTGAACTCGCCGCGCAGTGGTTTGCTGCAGGTGCAGCAGCATGCAGACCTGCTAACCCTTGATTTTCCGATAGATACGTATGATGCAGCTGCAATTCCGGGTGCATTAGTAGAAGCTTTCGGCAAAGCCCCACAGGAAACTTACAAGGGCAAAACAGATTACCTGCTGATCTATAGTTCTGAACAGGAGGTAGCTGGCTTTAACCCGGATACCAACCTGGTTAATTCAGTAGAAGCCCGCGGAGTTATCGTTTCGGCGCCGGGCAGGGAGGTGGATTTTGTGTCGCGGTTTTTCTGTCCGCAGGTAGGTATTGTAGAAGACCCTGTTACAGGTTCAGCACATACCACGCTTACGCCGTACTGGAGCAAACGCCTGGGCAAACAGGTGCTTACAGCTAAACAGCTGTCAAAAAGGCAAGGCAATTTAACCTGCGAGTACCTTGGCAACCGTGTAAAGATAACCGGCAAAGCAGTAACGTACCTGACCGGCGAAATCGAGATTTAA
- a CDS encoding S10 family peptidase, which yields MRKLLHLVLLVAVILPATAQRAANPDSTVTTKQQVTVKGKRIAYNATTGMQPVWDENGKTIAGLFYTYYERSDVKDRATRPLVISFNGGPGSASVWMHIAYTGPRLLNIDDEGYPVQPYGYRENPESILDVADIVYVNPVNTGYSRMAEGVDKDKLKEKFFGVNADVKYLAEWINTFVTRKGRWASPKYLIGESYGTTRVSGLALELQNSHWMYLNGVILVSPTDLGIERSGPVDAALRLPYFAATAWYHKKLPHDLQQKDLDVLLPEVEAFTTNELLPAIVQGGFIEEAHKKEIVSKMARYAGISEQSIQNYNLDVPANFFWKELLRNDGYTIGRLDSRYKGIDRQNAGDRPDFNAELTAWLHAFTPAINMYLRDELKYKTDVKYNMFGPVHPWNRGNDRTGENLRQAMAQNPYLHVLFQAGYYDGATDYFNAKYSMWQLDPSGKLKNRLSWKGYRSGHMMYLRKEDLVKSNDDLREFIKKSLPKAGQPAMY from the coding sequence ATGAGAAAACTTTTACACCTTGTGCTGCTGGTTGCAGTTATATTGCCTGCTACGGCCCAGCGTGCCGCTAACCCTGATTCTACGGTTACTACCAAACAGCAGGTTACTGTTAAAGGGAAACGTATCGCGTACAACGCTACCACAGGCATGCAGCCGGTATGGGACGAGAACGGCAAAACGATAGCAGGTTTATTTTACACCTATTACGAGCGCTCCGATGTGAAAGACCGTGCCACCCGCCCTTTGGTTATCTCGTTTAACGGTGGTCCGGGCTCTGCGTCGGTTTGGATGCACATTGCCTACACTGGTCCGCGCCTGCTTAATATAGACGACGAAGGCTACCCGGTGCAACCATACGGCTACCGCGAAAACCCGGAATCGATACTGGATGTGGCGGACATTGTGTATGTAAACCCGGTAAACACAGGCTACTCGCGCATGGCCGAAGGTGTTGATAAAGATAAACTAAAGGAGAAGTTCTTTGGCGTAAATGCTGATGTAAAATACCTGGCCGAGTGGATAAACACGTTTGTAACGCGCAAAGGCCGCTGGGCATCCCCTAAATATCTGATAGGGGAGAGCTATGGAACTACGCGTGTTTCGGGCCTGGCGCTGGAACTGCAGAACTCCCATTGGATGTACCTGAACGGGGTTATATTGGTATCGCCCACAGATTTAGGCATAGAGCGCAGCGGCCCTGTTGATGCTGCCCTTCGCCTTCCGTATTTTGCGGCCACTGCCTGGTATCATAAAAAACTGCCGCACGATCTGCAGCAAAAGGACCTGGATGTGTTGCTGCCGGAAGTAGAGGCTTTTACCACCAACGAGCTGCTGCCGGCTATAGTGCAGGGTGGCTTTATAGAAGAAGCGCACAAAAAAGAGATCGTTTCTAAAATGGCCCGTTATGCGGGTATTTCCGAGCAAAGCATCCAGAACTATAACCTCGATGTGCCTGCCAACTTTTTCTGGAAGGAGCTGCTCCGTAACGATGGTTACACCATTGGCCGCCTCGACTCGCGCTACAAAGGCATAGACCGCCAGAATGCCGGCGACCGCCCTGATTTTAATGCCGAACTAACCGCCTGGCTGCATGCCTTCACACCTGCCATTAACATGTATTTGCGCGATGAACTGAAGTATAAGACCGACGTGAAGTATAACATGTTTGGCCCGGTACACCCCTGGAACCGTGGTAACGACCGCACCGGCGAAAACCTGCGTCAGGCAATGGCTCAGAACCCGTACCTGCATGTGCTTTTCCAGGCCGGTTATTACGATGGCGCTACCGATTATTTTAACGCCAAGTACAGCATGTGGCAGTTAGACCCAAGCGGCAAACTGAAAAACCGCCTGAGCTGGAAAGGCTACCGCAGCGGGCACATGATGTACCTGCGCAAAGAAGACCTGGTAAAAAGCAACGACGACCTGCGCGAGTTTATCAAGAAGTCGCTGCCGAAAGCTGGTCAGCCGGCTATGTATTAG
- a CDS encoding DUF3267 domain-containing protein: MEDLSLEAETINYKKEELTVGVARANLLALVFIVPVLLLFVPAYLWLWPEQFELHTLQSFFRENREKVFFYPLLLIIPGAVVHELLHGLTWAAFCKNGLRSIKYGMLWQMLTPYCHCKEMLSLRTYVLGGMMPGLVMGVLPTIAGLLIGNIYLFASGLLFTFAAGGYALILWMLRKARKEDLVQDHPGLIGCIVYRKL; the protein is encoded by the coding sequence ATGGAAGATCTATCGCTGGAAGCAGAAACTATAAACTATAAAAAAGAGGAACTGACTGTGGGCGTTGCCAGGGCCAACCTGCTGGCACTTGTTTTTATAGTGCCTGTGCTGCTCCTGTTTGTGCCGGCTTACCTCTGGCTGTGGCCAGAGCAGTTTGAGTTGCACACCCTGCAAAGCTTTTTCCGGGAAAACAGGGAGAAAGTATTTTTTTACCCTTTGCTGCTTATTATTCCGGGTGCGGTGGTGCACGAGCTGTTACATGGCCTTACATGGGCCGCATTCTGCAAAAACGGTCTCAGATCGATTAAATATGGCATGCTCTGGCAGATGCTGACTCCTTATTGCCACTGCAAAGAAATGCTTTCACTCAGGACCTATGTGTTAGGAGGCATGATGCCAGGTTTGGTGATGGGCGTGTTGCCAACTATAGCCGGACTTCTGATTGGCAACATTTACCTGTTCGCGTCTGGGTTGCTGTTTACCTTTGCTGCCGGCGGCTATGCCCTTATTCTCTGGATGCTTCGCAAAGCCAGGAAAGAGGACCTCGTACAAGACCACCCCGGCCTGATTGGTTGTATAGTTTACCGCAAACTATAA
- a CDS encoding ankyrin repeat domain-containing protein, translating into MKTLILLAVLSFCMSFTALAQGKDEQLYIAVQKNDKAKVEALLQKKADPNYVKQAGSWMRVSPLITAVNNNNVAIVKLLIEYKAKVDWKDGFNTTALIYAASKGNKEIVELLLDNGADINATDGQGNNVLSAAKESENAEIIALIESKLKQ; encoded by the coding sequence ATGAAAACACTAATCTTACTTGCAGTATTGAGCTTTTGTATGTCATTTACAGCGTTGGCTCAAGGAAAGGATGAACAACTTTATATTGCCGTTCAGAAAAACGACAAAGCAAAAGTGGAAGCGCTCTTACAAAAGAAGGCTGATCCTAACTACGTAAAACAAGCCGGCTCCTGGATGAGAGTCAGTCCCTTAATAACGGCTGTAAATAATAATAACGTTGCTATTGTAAAGCTTTTAATTGAATATAAGGCTAAGGTAGATTGGAAAGACGGGTTTAATACAACTGCTTTAATCTATGCAGCCTCGAAAGGAAACAAGGAGATAGTGGAATTACTTCTGGATAATGGCGCTGATATAAACGCAACAGACGGACAAGGAAATAACGTGCTTTCAGCAGCGAAGGAAAGTGAAAATGCCGAGATAATTGCTCTTATAGAAAGTAAATTAAAGCAATAG
- a CDS encoding ABC transporter ATP-binding protein, which produces MAIVLSIDNLSKKYGSLKAVDSLSLQVEEGSIYGLLGPNGSGKTTTLGMVLDVIQPSGGSFSWFGNGVSKATKQRVGAILETPNFYPYLTAKRNLQVIADTKGADHQNIAKMLDMVGLGTRSNTTFKGFSLGMKQRLALAAAMLNDPEVLVLDEPTNGLDPQGIAEVRDLILRIAAQGKTIILASHLLDEVEKVCTHVAVLRTGKLVTNGPVGNILSAKEQLIVSAEDLAPVLQLLERLPYITQFAQEKDYVILTLQEGYSSTDLNRDMFAQGIVLSQLVARRKSLEKQFLEIIKS; this is translated from the coding sequence GTGGCTATCGTTTTAAGTATAGATAATCTCTCTAAAAAATATGGCAGCCTGAAAGCCGTAGACAGCCTGAGTCTGCAGGTAGAGGAAGGTAGCATTTATGGGTTGCTCGGCCCAAATGGTAGTGGCAAGACCACAACGCTGGGCATGGTACTGGATGTGATACAGCCTAGCGGCGGTAGCTTTTCGTGGTTTGGTAATGGCGTAAGCAAAGCAACCAAACAACGCGTAGGCGCCATCCTGGAAACACCAAACTTTTACCCTTACCTTACTGCTAAACGCAACCTGCAGGTAATTGCCGACACCAAAGGCGCAGATCACCAGAACATAGCTAAAATGCTGGACATGGTGGGCCTGGGCACGCGCAGCAATACAACGTTTAAAGGTTTTTCGCTGGGGATGAAGCAACGCCTGGCCTTAGCCGCTGCTATGTTAAACGACCCCGAAGTACTGGTACTGGATGAGCCGACAAACGGCCTGGACCCGCAGGGAATAGCCGAGGTACGCGACCTGATACTGCGCATAGCAGCCCAGGGCAAAACTATAATCCTGGCAAGCCACCTGCTGGATGAAGTAGAAAAAGTATGCACACACGTAGCCGTATTGCGTACCGGGAAGCTGGTAACCAATGGCCCTGTAGGTAATATCTTATCTGCAAAAGAGCAGCTTATAGTTAGTGCCGAAGACCTGGCGCCGGTGTTGCAACTACTGGAGCGCCTGCCTTACATTACCCAGTTTGCGCAGGAGAAAGATTATGTGATACTAACCCTACAGGAAGGCTACAGCAGCACCGACCTTAACCGGGACATGTTTGCACAGGGCATCGTACTGTCGCAGTTGGTGGCGCGTCGCAAAAGCCTCGAAAAACAGTTTCTTGAGATTATCAAATCCTAA
- a CDS encoding ABC transporter permease subunit, with the protein MNLLRTEFRKISPYRTFWTILAIYAVLIVLLLYGSMSMEVNGKSLGNETFQFPQLWMRLTYVAHFFNLLLGILVIVLITDEYSFRTIRQQVIDGLSRAEVVLAKFYVVLALAVFSTVFILALGFYFGLLYSADKSLQAMFSQIDYLPYYFVQAVAYMALAMLVAFIVRKSGLAIIVFIAYTKIVEPIIHFNLPDHIDKYFPMKALDSLTPMPGQDLFGQLTSPIEQLSPAMATVPSLLYVGLFLLLTYIVLKMRDL; encoded by the coding sequence ATGAACTTACTCCGAACCGAGTTCCGTAAAATATCCCCCTACCGTACTTTCTGGACCATACTGGCTATTTACGCCGTTCTTATTGTACTGCTGTTGTATGGCAGCATGAGCATGGAAGTGAACGGAAAATCACTTGGCAACGAAACATTTCAGTTTCCTCAACTATGGATGCGCCTGACCTATGTCGCTCATTTTTTTAATTTGCTGCTGGGTATTCTGGTTATAGTGCTTATTACCGACGAGTATAGCTTCCGGACCATCAGACAACAGGTAATTGACGGGCTCTCGCGTGCCGAAGTGGTACTGGCCAAGTTTTATGTAGTACTGGCACTGGCAGTTTTCAGTACGGTATTCATACTGGCGCTGGGTTTCTATTTTGGCCTGCTCTATAGTGCAGATAAGTCGCTGCAGGCCATGTTCAGCCAGATAGATTACCTGCCTTATTACTTTGTGCAGGCTGTTGCCTATATGGCACTTGCCATGCTGGTTGCTTTCATCGTCCGGAAGAGTGGGCTAGCTATTATCGTTTTTATTGCCTACACAAAAATCGTAGAGCCGATCATCCACTTTAACCTCCCCGACCACATCGACAAATATTTCCCGATGAAGGCACTGGATAGTTTAACACCTATGCCGGGTCAGGATCTGTTCGGCCAGCTGACCTCTCCGATAGAACAGCTTTCTCCTGCCATGGCTACCGTGCCCTCATTACTTTACGTGGGCCTGTTTTTGCTGCTGACCTATATCGTTCTTAAAATGCGCGATTTATAG